The window ATTTTAGCACCACAGACCAAATATGGAAGACCACTTTTGAAGCAAACACCTACGCTAGAATCTGCTTAAAGTGGATCCTACTGACGTGTACGAATAAACTATATAAGCTTATGCACTTTTCGACTTCCCGTCTGTCCTACTCAGGCCCAGCAAAGCAGGCACTAAATTGTACGGGCGAATTAAGTGATAGCCAGAGAGTGAAAAAAGAGTTGAGGCtaaaaagtgtgaaaatggGCCACTTTTGTGGTGTATTTGTCTATTGCCATTTCAAAGAGaacacaatatacatgtatacaataaTGCATAAATACTACTACACACAACAAACAACCGCAGTCGCAGTCTCAGTTCGCGCATGTATCGTTGTACTTTCTAATAAATCGAACAGGAAATGCAACATTATCATTCTTGACCAGCGGACTTACACGGTATGACTTGAACTAGTTTTTAAACTTAGCTGATAGCCAAGTTGGTtttatcatggaggtagaaagtctttctttcgaCCTCCATGGTGTTATGGGCAATGTACCGGAAGCCATGTTACGATGGCAAGACATTTTCATTGATCTAAGTGCCAGAACATTTGACGCATGACCCAAATTGTTTTAACTTCCTGGTTTCCAACGAAAGGCTGTTATATTGAGAATTATATcctaccagtatattgatggcgcaaacacagtgatctgattggtcgagacgcgaaaagaaccgtggtgtATTGGccatataccacggctggcatacgcgcgagctctcagtttgagcaaaaatccgtttttgacgttccacgacAGAATTTCAAGATACTgtcatgatataatagcaataaatcacacccagtgacggtataccactcgattttgaccatttcacttcatatatgccctcgctatcgctcgtgcatatatgtcgtgaactggtcaaaatctctctctctctctctctctctatatatacaccATCGCTGGATGTGCTTTATTACAGAACAATGCAGAGTTTGGTTAACCATGTCGGTTTCGTTCACGAAAGAGCGAGGAAAAAGTGCAGTTTAAGATCTCTCCTGTACCCCGGCAAACGTCATAAGACTGATTATACAGTTAGGCTAAGTGTTAGTGACAAAACTCACCTGTCGCGAAACAACACACCAAGAAAAGCAACGAATGACTTGCCATTCTGCCTCATAAGTCCGTGGTCGACGTACAAATGAAATGTCACTGACTCTAAGCAGTTCGAAAGTTCTTCCGGAAAAGATCTGACGTCAAGTTCCGGTATCTTCAATCACGGTGCgagggactgtgcttcaacACTATTGTTAAAACTGTTGCTGTGAGGTTCACCAGCTTCCTTCCAATGGATATTAATTATCAACACAGGCAATACACGTAGAGTTCTAAGGGTGTTTAGTTCGCGACTGCCAATAGAACGTACACCTCAGTTGGTACAACATTCACCTCTGTGTATTGTCAGCGGCTACACCACCCAGTATTATTCTGTGCTGTGTGGGCCAAGAGCCATGCGTCATTGTTTGCgtgatttacatgtaatatttgaACAGGATATGATTGACTATGTATTTTCCTGGAAACTTTCTCTATCCTGTCGTTGAGATCGCTGTAATATGACCTTGGCTAAACCACCTCCAGCGCAGTTGCGTGGTGAGCAGATTAACGTTTAATAGCGAAATTCCCAGGTTATTTTACGCACATAAAGGGacttagctgcagtacagtagcttgaggttttgcctgggtatctGGTTTTGCCGTTCTACCCAAATATataggcaaaacctcgagctactgtattGCAGCTAGCAGGGACCACAGGTGCCTGGGGTTGCCAGTGTAGTGCACGCATGTACTACACTGGCAACTCCAGGCACCTGTGGGAGGGACTGTGCCTTCGTCACAGTCTCCTAAATTGTTCATATACATTGCCTGGTTTTAATTTCTAAGGATAagagagccgtcattattttCGGCCGAGGGTTGGAAGAAATGGGGCATGGGTTACTCAAAAGTGATGATATAAAGAGTGGGACTTAGAAAATCAGCCTTGTTTAACTTCCTTTTCATCGTTCACAGTGGGCGAAATTGGTTATGGTAAATCGTGACCTGAAACCAAAGTGTTCGaatgtaaatattatatttccaagtctatattgattttgagatgGAATGACGGTCGCTAATGTCGCAAGAAGTAGATTGGTAGTTCCAAAAAGACAATTAAATTGAATAACAATGTATACTGTTGTAAATAAAGGGTATTACCATTTTTAATGATGGATATAAAATTGACTGGCGACTCAAACACTCAAAAGTAAATGGACTGGCACTCTTCATCATTGATCCTATACGGAAAATAGTCCCGAAAGTTGAATATTGCCACCAGGTATGGCTTGTGTACGTTGTCGATAACGTTTGTGtgcaaatgtaaacattttcatttttctctttccGTTTATCCTGACCTTCAGCTAGACAAATTCATTTTTCACACagacaaattttgatgcaagtatcCCAAAAGGACCGCATTCTATTTGGTGAAACAATACAGAGTTTATTTCCAGCTTTTTTTACTATAAGGGCAGTCTTTCTCTTGCATTTGCAATTTACAGCTATCAGTCAATTTACATGTCTTCAGTATGTTGCGTCCCcctagctgaaattttacacaacactttataaatttattttcctttcatAAATGGACTTTAAATCTACTTGTTTACAAATTACATATCATTGTCTATGCATTCGTTTACTGTAACAGTAGAGGCTGTCATTTTGTTTGCTATGATGCTGtttaatttcaatttcttcTTTACATCAGCATGGAGTATCATTCTATTTGTTCCAATGCCACGGGAAGTCATACATTGATTTTCAATGTCTATTGAGAGTGTCATTCCATTTTTGGACAGTTCAGACGGTTAATTCATGTTTAATTGATGCTGACTGTCATTCTTACTCCATATTTACAACATCCGTATTATTCTCTTTTATTACTATGCGACATCATATCATTGAATTTATTGTAAAACTGATCGATGCATGATGATTGTCATTCTGGTGTATTCGACATAATATGGTTTGTCAATCCATTTATTCAAACAGGACTGGCATTCCATTTACTTCATAGTTTGGACtgtcattcagttgtatttcgATGTCATactatgttttgtttgtattgttacATAACTGACAGCACTCTTATTTACTGTGACAGCACACACTGTCAATTAGTTAATTTTGTCAGTTACTGGCTTTCGGTATTTTGTCATTCGTACATGTCGCTCTCTTTTTCCATGCATTTGAGTGAGCCGTTTCAAAAGATTTATTCTTTTACAAAGCCGATGACGAGTATTTATCCGCACAATGGAAGCGTTTGTATGACTGGGAGGCTTTCAACTGCGTATGACCTCAATCTGTTTTATATAGATATAAAAAGTCAGTAATTGAAAGAATACTGACTGATAAATTAGCTGGAAATATGCCACGAGTGTAGACATTTTTAGTATTTCATAACGATCACAATCAGCCGCTGTAACGAAACACGTCTAAGTGATTTAATCGACTTAATCGACCTACTTTACAATGTCACCTAAGATGACCTCTTTACGTCATGACATCTCAACGGGTTCAAGGTCACTTTTACTTCTACAGTTTCGCAAGACGAGGCTGAACATAGGTGGGTAAACTTTAATCGCGTTTTCATGAATTAATACAACCTTCCCGCCACTCACAACTTTCTTGTCACTGTCTGTGTGTAACTCTAGTTGCAGTAACCCCTTGGATGTACCATATTTTCCATTTATTCGTACACGTATGTATAACACGTCGAGAAAAACTGCGGTCAACGTGTACATGATCTCTGCAGCTGGTGTCAACCCAAGCCTGTTAAGTATCGCATGCATAATTCAGGCTTGGGCCACAGTTACAGTGGATCCATTTATTCGTCAGTCCAAACCAAATATGTGTGGTTTCAATGACATGGCCTCTGAAGATACAAAgcagtttttgaatttcttattttgttttaattgcTGGGTGGACTCCAGAAGGAAAAGGGCGATATTTTGAACTATTGCcaaatttatgtttatgtgTCGAAGACATACAGAGGATTGCAGACTTTACTCTGATATAAGTAGGTCAGATTACCGGAAACGTTCATAAATTTTTCTTGACCCCATGGAGACAATTGTCACGTGACACCAGCATGCCCTTTCAAATAAAGAGATGTATAAGATATGCATGGAAACTTGATTGATTAATCTCGCAGGCTAAGGTACGTCAATGGAACGCGGAAATAATGAACTATTAAGGGCCGCGTAGAAGACCACATCGACACAAAATCAATGAACAGAAATTGAAATTATCCTTCCCTGTTGATAGCCGTGTAGTTGTCAGTGCATTCTAAAATTGCCCTACTTGTTTTCCAATCCCCGTACGTAAAAGACACCTTTGAATGAAGCAGCACATCAAGCAGAAGAAATATTTATATAGGTGCTTTATGTTATTGTCGTCGCAGCCGCCATTAGAAGACAAAACTAAGCTAGGTCATGCGTATCTGAAAGAGGGCACGTCACGTTCTCTATTATGAAGCTTCACACAATGTATTCCATTTTTCTTCAAAGCGTTTTGTAGTGACTACCAGGCTATGGCATAGTATGTGACGTATGTGAATCGAGAAGTCTGGAGCGCGAGCGCCCTCTTTAGTAAATCGTAACGCTGCAATCCGAAGCCAAAGACTATGAAGGGCAACAACTTTAGAAATAAAACCCagtcatcagtttaaacaaatGCTGGCTACAGGTACACATATGGACGAAAAGGCCATGTATCGGTGATAGAATCAAATTCATAGACGTTGTTGTGAAGCTAATATTATGGGATTTGCGACGATTGTGACCGCCGAATGCATAGCGCAGGCGATAAAAAAATCACCTTgatgtttcatttaatttgttattCGTCATTTCCCAGGCTAAAATGACGGACATCAGGCCAGTACCGTACACGTGCAAGCTAAGCGAAGCCACTCTTGAGAAAGCCAAGAGCGAGCTGAACGAAGATCCAACCACGAGACAACAGAAACTCGACGAACTGCGAGATTTGTTCAGGACAAGGCCAGACATTAAGTTTCGTCAAGACGACGGTTTCCTACTTAGATTTCTACGAAATAAGAAATTTGATGTCGACAGGACCTTTAAAATGCTCGTCCATTATTACAAAGTGAGGAAAAATTATCGAGAAATATTTGACAACTTCAAACCATCTGCAGTTCGAGATATGTACGATTTGGAGTACGATTTCGTTTGTCCCGGGAGAGACGAAGAAGGAAGGGTCGTTGTCCTCACACGGGTAGTAGGTAATTAGGAACAGATTCTTGATATTTTCTCATTAAACCCAAAATTGTTTTAACACAGACAGGAGTTTTCAGGACATGCCTGCAGCTGGGTCTGATAATTACCTGTAATCACGAGAAATAGCCTCTGTTTCAGAGCTTGAAATCTTGGACAGATTTCAAACAAACACGTTCAACAAATTTAGGAAAGCAATATCATGGGGAAATGTGGGCTAACTCACACCATGCACAAATACTATAAGTATTCTGCGGGCTATCTCACATGTTAAGTGAAAATTGCTTCGACGCCAAATGTATGTGGCTACCTAAGGTCATTTCAAGACATGTACACTCCATAGCATCACAGCAGCTGTCGTTATTTTGACTTGGAAATTCAGCAGTTCTATTGAGCTTCACTGAAATTCGATCTGAATATATTTACGTTTCGTTTTCATTTCACCTAAGTAAAGGCGAGGACATAAATGACCAGATCTCTCACCTTACATTAATTAACGTACCAGGTAGACTGGACTTGAAGAAGTACAAAATCACTGACTACGTACGAGCTCAACTGATTCTGCTGGAAACGTTGCTATTCGATGAAGACGTGCAAGTGAATGGTATAGTAATCGTAATGGACTGGGAAAAGCTGAGCCCATCTGAATTGAAATATACCACACCGACGGTGCTGAAGAGATCGGCAGATGCCTATTTGGTAGGGAGAATATTGTCATTGAGACAAATACACATAAAACGTATCCTTTGTTTCAATACCAATTTACAGTTGTTGAGGTCTTTGAGAAAGGTTGCACGTTGTCAGTCTTTTTGCAAGTAATCACCATGTCAAGAATGATAGTGTTGCAACACGTTTCTCAGTATTTCACTATTAAGCTGTAGAGTGGGAACGATATAACGCAACAGCAAAACGTCTTACAAATGTATATAAGCCTAACAACAAAACTGCCTAAACGAAGTGAATAGAATTTGtaccaaaaacaacaaatacctgAATTATAACCGTTCGCAGTGGCTTTCCTTGGTCACCAACTTTGTTAAAAGAAGAAATTTAGTGTGACGTCAGCCTGATGTTTACTTTccaaaaataacaatttcaGAACGCAATGCCGATTCGTCTGAAAGTTGTGCACTTCGTCCGACCCCCTGGAATATTCGAGATTTTGTATGGAAttatgaaaacttttctgacaaagaaGATCAGTAAACGGGTaagctatgtatgtatgtatgtatgtatgtatgtatgtatgtatgtatgtatgtatgtatgtatgtatgtatgtatgtatgtatcgatGTATCGATGTATATGTAAGAATAGTCATAACTCCATAAGCAATCATCCCGAGAGATCAAAATGACTGTACAGTACCATACACTCAtaccatttttttattcaaaagcgACACAAATTTTCAGCACAGTGTGTGTTTGTGGGCACgcacacgagagagagagagagagagagagagagagagagagagagagagagatttggcTTTGATAGCAGCAGTACTTGGGTATACCAAATCGCATAATGTAACTTGGCCCCTTTTCAAATCCTGCATACAGTTGCGCTAATTTTTTAACCAATGACGAAAcctacggtggcccctacacgccacggaactctattacttttgaatataaactctaatttttcttgacaatatctttaatatttgtaagagattttatttctccatcgcaaacttttaattttgtacgagcaacattatcttaacattatcttaactttaacttctcgaaagtaattttagttttaacaataaagaaaatatgtttctcaaaagtattttttattttgtaaaacaaacgtaaaattttttgaagataacagactcccctacacgtcatggaaatttattacttttgaacataaactcatatttcttgacaatatatttaatatttgtaagaaattttatttctccacagcaaacttttatttctgaacggggaaactttatttttggggtaaactgtttttaaaaacttttaacaaaacattttaacttttaaaaaataactttaactttgaacaaatatttgtttctcaaaacgatttttatttcgaaaagaagtaaaaattgttcacagcaagagttgaagatttttgctgagcgcgaactgagttacttaaatgacataaccttatgtctttagagcagaaaacttaaattcttaaagaaaagtttatttttcaagagtaaaattaatttctttatggaaaaaagattttctcagagcagcaaattgaaatatagtgaataaaacttttctcaacggagagaaattattttctgaagacaacaaaactaattccttcaagatattttctacatatgagtgtggtttaagaatttggtaaaactgaactgagaaagaaggaaaaagggatgaaaaagtcaaacttacttttcttcagagcgaaatttatttcttagaggagaaatatttcatgtgagggcgcaattacctataatgcatggcaaactctttctagcgagagtaaacatatttttgggaagagtaaaacatttttccgacgagcaaaactattttaacggcggcggaagttaaagtatcccaccatacaacacccaagtttgatgacccagagtctccgagttggtagccggtatcagttcgtgttcgtgccggctacatggacgatctgctctccgagacaaccatgactgacttcatcagCGATACGGGCACGccagcccggccctaccctgcctgcgtacgatgctgtgtgttggggctgtataacgccgggaactcacaacatcgtacacagggctacgggcacgctggtcagttgccacttgtctgagtccccgaagaatggttttatgtttgagtgattcgtcctgacggcagacggtgtgcgacgggaccgcattggggttcttcattagctctgcatggcatagccctgcgtacaggtctgtgtgttcccggcgttattcgccgggaacacacagacctgtatgcagggctatgcatggcagggctgtgtgttaccggcgttatacattctcccaccacataacaccagtaacacacagccaatgtgtgtgatattcatcttttctaagaggagaagccagattcgtaatttatagaaactgaaactgaaccgagcccgccagatttgaccacagtcgcggactggttttgactttcacgtgtggtttgcggggtcaaaaacgtgaaagtcaaccagcccgtaaaaggcatatcccgtccgaaaacaccacagctgtggacccacaactactgtattgaaccacgctcgactgtggtcaaatctggcgggccaggttcagtttcagtcgaagactctatcaattacgaatctggcttatagaaaagatgactatcacacaacataacattaacaacacagcaactgatgaaggaatagctctgcatggcagggctgtgtgttaccggcgttatgtggtgggaggccgtataacgccggtaacacacagcccatgaatgaaggaacccaatgcggtccatcccgtcgcacaacgtctgcagttaggacgaatcactcaaactcaaaaccgttcttcggggactcggacaagtggcaactgttgaactgactcgtttgcgtgcccgtgcccatagcactgcgtacgatgctgtatgttcccggcgttatacggccccaacacacagcatcgtacgcaggcagggtagggccgggctagctgcagtacagtacggcaaaccgtccgaccgaaatacccaggtaaaacctagaggtactgtactgcagctagggccgggctagcgtgcctgtatcgcggatgaagtcagtcatggttgtctcggagactctgggtcatcgaACTTGGGTGTTgtatggtgggatactttaacttccgccgccgttaaaataaagttttgctcgtcggaaaaatgttttactcttccccaaaatatgtttagcCTACTCTcgagaaagagtttgctatgcattacaggtaattgcgccctcacatgaaatatttctcctctcagaaataaatttcgctctgaagaaaagtaagtttgactttttcatccttcctttttcgttttttctcagttcagttttaccaaattcttaaaccacactcatatgtagaaaatatatcttgaaagaattagttttgttgtcttcagaaaatagtttctcgccattgagaaaaaagttttattctctgtatttcaatttgctgctctgagaaaatcttttttccataaagaaattaattttactcttggaaaataaacttttctttaagaatttaagttttctgctctaaagacatagggttatgtcatttaagtaactcagttcgtgcttagcaaaaatcttcaactcttgctgtgaacaatttttacttcttttcgaataaaaacgcttttgagaaacagatattttgttcaaagttaaagttattttttaaaagctgaagtgtttttgttaaaagtttttaaaaacagtttaccccaaaaataaagtttccccgttcagaaataaaagtttgctgtggagaaataaaatttcttacaaatattaaatatattgttaagaaatatgactttatgttcaaaagtaataaatttccatgacgtgtaggggagtttgttatcttgaaaaatttttacttttgttttacaaaataaaaaatacttttgtgaaacatattttgtttatggttaaaactaaaatactttcgagaagttaaagttaagataatgttaagataatgttgcccgtacaaaattaaaagtttgcgttggagaaataaaatctcttacaaatatcaaagatattgtcaagaaaaattagagtttatattcaaaagtaatagagttccgtggcgtgtaggggccaccgtagaaACCAGTCGCCAGCTTCCATATCTAGATTATCAACACACTTTGTGTTTATTTAAGAAGAAACGCGTGCACGTGTGATGTACAAATTTGTAAACGGTGAAGTGACATCGTACAAGCTACCTCACGTTTAAACGGGTTCAGACCTAAAATAACGAATTAAGATAATTGTATTTTCTGTCGTCATGGCTTCAGAGGCAGAGCGCATTACGTGTAACAGACGTCATACCACCTGTTACTTTACAGATTTACATGCACAGTGACGAATCCGGCACTTTGCACCAACACATTCCATCGTCAATGTTGCCGTCCCACTTTGGAGGTCAGTTACCTGGATATGACAACACTGAATTTGTCAACAGAATCATGGAGGCGGAGGAAGAATTTATTTACAATAACCAGTTTGGTTTTCTGAAATCACCTGATGTCCTGAAAGCACAAGCACCAGCGGCTGATGCGACAGCGGGACTGTCAGGAACATTTCAAAAACTAGACGTCAGTTAGATCATTTACTGTGTATGATACATTCTGTTTAGAAACCCGTGAGAAATTGGATTGGAAACATCTGATATTGGGCAAATTTGAAACTTAATTAATATGGTGATATTAGCGAGAATTCATTTAAATGTGCACACTACATATATATGTTTTGATAGTTTGGgagaaaataaaagtttttaaaagatTCAGGAGAAGCGAAAAAAATTTCCCGATAGGGTCAACCTGTGTGAGCTGTTCAGTGACCTGACATGGACGAATGTTTGGGTAAAACTTAAACGTTTTAAAAGCAAATATTTCCATCATATACCAGAAGCAAAGGTCTTTAGAGACtttaaaactgaaatttgtGATTCAATCAATTGTTGACTAGATCAAGATGTGTCGGGAAATTCGACTCGGACGAGATTCTCTGAAAAATCAGTGTCTGATGCCTAATTTCATTATTGCAGAAGTAGGGTGTGAGATATGCTTTCTCATTCATTGGCCCAGTTTTTACGCCGTAATATTGACAAGTAGGACTCGTTAGCTGGCAGTCGTAAACGTCAAGCGTTACAGATTCGGCGAAGTCTCATGCTGCTGAAAATTCAGTTTCCATAGCAACAAAAGACTTCTATTACTTGAGCATATTAGCAGtttattcaaattttcctaaatAACAAGTTTGAATTCTCATTATTGTTGATCAGAAGTGATTAAGGCGTCATCGTCGTGATACTTTCTAGgcgctcgctctctctctctctctctctctctctctctctctctctctctctctctctccctcctaGTGTTTACTAATAAGTGTAGCGACAAGTCAACGTTCCTGGCAACTTAAGGTTGGACCTGGCAACTTAAGGTTGGAGAAATATTCCACATTAGAAGAATAAGGTCATTGTCGCTGGTAAAAGAGCGTACAAGAAGTGTATACTTAGAAATTTTCCGGTTGACTTTTCCAGTGCATTGCACTGGAGAGCATTGTACATAGACCTGATGGTCATGTACAGGTCGCATTGCCTTATGGCGACAGCCAGTCTTCATGGAAGTAGGGAGCTGATTAATTGCCACTACCTTTAGATTGATATTTTAAGCATCCCTGTACAAATGAGTCTCAAATATATGAAGACATTGGTGGGTTGCCGACAAATAGACCGAAATAtccgtcgcttgagggcgctctctacgctccccacCCTCTTGggggcgtagagagcgccctcgagcgacggatcttccagtctagcCGACCAAATGGTGAAGATAAACAATCATATTCTTTATCAAAAGGGCAAGAGAAGCACTTCTTGAATTAACGGTTCTTGAATTTCTTGTCATTAAAACAATAGCTTGATATTTTACCTTGAAATTTCGGCATGGTGATACTATCACTTATAGCTTCCAAAATGGCTTCTATTTTGAGTCTTTTGTGAAAGttcaagaaaattgaaatattaaaatagcGTTGAATGGGCTAACACTATACTTTGCACTGTTTGCTAGCTTTCCTCTACGGTAATACAGTCACTTTGGGTGAAAAGGTCGATGTGTTCCCACACATAACTGTAATGACTGATGTGTCGCTTCACAATTCCTTGAAGCGGGTATGGTCCTTCTTTTCACGATCATTTCCGCCGTACACATAGCGACAGGCGTGAACGATTTACTCGTAAATTTCACGAGAAGTTGTTTTGGATTACTCTTTCATGCATGCCGAAAGTGGAACGTGGGCTGTTACAGATCATTGCGTTAGAAAGTTCAGCAAGAGATCCAGGTGTGTTCCAGTACTTATTCTTTCTAAAATGACGTCTCtttcaatgaaacccaagaaaaTTGGTCCGTTCAGAATTTATATAAAGTAGATGAAGTAGATTGTTAGGTAATCACCGGACAGCGACCACCTAGACAAgtgtttgaaaattgatgactCGACAGTTTTCCACATTCCAAAATCACCTGGTCCAGTGATCATGACAACCATTTCAACGACTGTAATTGGTTAGTTATTATCCAAGAGTGGATTATACATTACTTCCATTGCAGAAAACACGTGTCGTTGCTGGAGTTGAGCTTGATCTAAATCTTTCCTGGTAAGTTGTCTTGAAAttatcttcaaattttaaaatgaacgCGAAAGTTTCAGGAAGGCTTGAggtttgttttgtacgtggcaGCTGATTTGCAGTGAACTTAAATATACCGGCTCAATCGGCATCATCGATAGCTAAAGGCAAGCCAACTCACACCCTCTGCACATCCAACGCTTGCTGGTAGGTGTAAACCCTAGGTCACGATAGCACACTTATAACCAAGCTTTCAAATTATGGAAGCAAGGTCACCAATGGAAATTTTAAACTCAAGAAAATTACGTTTTGCTGTCTGGCCTTCCACGTTACTATAAATTTCACCCCAAACGGCGCCTTCATGGTcgaatattgtatttgttgaagGTCAAAAAGGGGCAAGGTCGGTCGACATATTTACCAATATGAGTAGCCATCTATGTTGTTCAACATTTTGGCAGAAAGGTCAATAAAATCACACCTCTACTTACAATTAGAATTAATATGACACCCTATGTCATCATGTCAGGTATACACGATTTAATCAGTGTCATATTAATACCATGTTTCACGTTGTGCTAAAACAAAGTGCATTGCACTTTTGTGACGCACAATACCGCGGAGTtaactatgtacatgtattttaaaccTGAACTATCGTAACACATTTACTTTAACTCATACTAATTCTAAGGATCTGATTTTTATATACATAAAAGCGGCAAAACATACTGAATTAGCGATTTTACCCTgcgaataaaacaaaaattaacagCGC of the Ptychodera flava strain L36383 chromosome 20, AS_Pfla_20210202, whole genome shotgun sequence genome contains:
- the LOC139119755 gene encoding alpha-tocopherol transfer protein-like — protein: MTDIRPVPYTCKLSEATLEKAKSELNEDPTTRQQKLDELRDLFRTRPDIKFRQDDGFLLRFLRNKKFDVDRTFKMLVHYYKVRKNYREIFDNFKPSAVRDMYDLEYDFVCPGRDEEGRVVVLTRVVGRLDLKKYKITDYVRAQLILLETLLFDEDVQVNGIVIVMDWEKLSPSELKYTTPTVLKRSADAYLNAMPIRLKVVHFVRPPGIFEILYGIMKTFLTKKISKRIYMHSDESGTLHQHIPSSMLPSHFGGQLPGYDNTEFVNRIMEAEEEFIYNNQFGFLKSPDVLKAQAPAADATAGLSGTFQKLDVS